Proteins encoded by one window of Polyodon spathula isolate WHYD16114869_AA chromosome 16, ASM1765450v1, whole genome shotgun sequence:
- the LOC121328339 gene encoding keratin-associated protein 10-8-like, giving the protein MLPVCDVNDYLGESTRPHYRACRQSGSLPACILPPCALHACILPACILSACALPACILPICILPACILPICILPVCALPACILPICILPICILPICILPICALPACILPICILPVCSLPACILPVCALPACILPACALPACILPACALPACILPACALPACILPVCTLPACVLP; this is encoded by the exons ATGCTCCCGGTCTGTGATGTAAATGACTATCTGGGTGAAAG CACCAGACCTCATTACAGAGCCTGCAGACAGAGTGGCAGCCTGCCCGCCTGCATCCTACCCCCCTGCGCCCTGCATGCCTGCATCCTGCCTGCATGCATCCTGTCCGCCTgtgccctgcctgcctgcatcCTGCCCATCTGCATCCTGCCCGCTTGCATCCTGCCCATCTGCATCCTGCCCGTCTGCGCCCTGCCTGCCTGCATCCTGCCCATCTGCATCCTGCCCATCTGCATCCTGCCCATCTGCATCCTGCCCATCTGCGCCCTGCCTGCCTGCATCCTGCCCATCTGCATCCTGCCCGTCTGCTCCCTGCCTGCTTGCATCTTGCCCGTCTGCGCCCTGCCTGCTTGCATCCTGCCCGCCTGCGCCCTGCCTGCTTGCATCCTGCCCGCCTGCGCCCTGCCTGCTTGCATCCTGCCCGCCTGCGCCCTGCCTGCTTGCATCCTGCCCGTCTGCACCCTGCCTGCTTGCGTCTTGCCTTGA